The proteins below are encoded in one region of Sulfolobus sp. A20:
- a CDS encoding lactate/malate dehydrogenase family protein, translated as MLKIAFIGVGKIGQTIAYSTIFDGLAKEAILYDIIPELPEKFEHELRHALATRGLPTEVMGTNSLDDVNNADIIVITAGKPRKPGMSRRDLFVDNAKIMIDLGQKLTPKNPGALYIMVANPVDMMASVFMRFSKQFTISTGDQVETMRMRSFIAKKLKVPVNRITGYVGGEHGEDAVVLWSTVKVNGKPFDEVAKGITKEEVENYVKTIPGEIIRVMGGTTWGPATIIKDIIRSVVLNEGRVMSIATPRTYKGEIVHISVPIVVGATIGPSIESTLEEADRQRLDKAIEDFYKVYKENLDQLLQTIKQ; from the coding sequence ATGTTAAAAATCGCTTTTATAGGAGTAGGAAAAATTGGACAGACAATAGCTTATTCCACTATTTTTGACGGACTGGCTAAAGAAGCCATATTATACGATATTATTCCGGAGTTGCCTGAAAAATTTGAACATGAATTAAGACATGCTCTAGCAACAAGAGGTCTCCCGACAGAAGTGATGGGAACTAACTCCTTGGATGATGTTAATAACGCCGATATAATAGTAATTACTGCCGGAAAGCCTAGGAAACCTGGTATGAGCAGAAGAGATTTATTCGTAGATAATGCTAAAATAATGATAGATTTAGGGCAAAAATTAACTCCCAAGAATCCTGGAGCTCTTTACATTATGGTAGCTAATCCAGTTGACATGATGGCATCAGTATTTATGAGATTCTCTAAGCAGTTTACCATTAGTACTGGAGACCAGGTAGAAACCATGAGAATGAGGTCGTTCATAGCAAAGAAGCTTAAGGTACCAGTGAATAGGATAACTGGATACGTTGGAGGAGAGCACGGAGAAGATGCGGTAGTACTATGGAGCACCGTAAAGGTTAATGGAAAGCCATTTGATGAAGTAGCAAAGGGTATTACTAAAGAAGAAGTTGAAAATTACGTTAAAACTATTCCGGGAGAAATAATAAGAGTTATGGGAGGAACTACTTGGGGACCAGCTACAATAATTAAAGATATCATAAGATCAGTAGTGCTGAATGAAGGGAGAGTCATGAGCATAGCTACTCCTAGAACTTATAAAGGAGAAATAGTTCATATAAGTGTACCTATAGTTGTTGGCGCAACAATTGGACCTAGCATAGAGTCTACATTAGAGGAAGCTGATAGACAGAGGCTTGATAAAGCTATTGAAGATTTCTACAAGGTTTACAAAGAGAATTTAGATCAGTTATTACAGACGATTAAGCAATAA
- the agl3 gene encoding UDP-sulfoquinovose synthase: MKVLILGIDGYLGWPLALRLAKRGHEVIGIDNLYTRNAVKEVGSDSAFPLPDPEERVSFAKKILDVDITFYKADVKDFYKLHEIIQRHKPDAIVHFAEQRSAPYSMIDVDHANYTFINNLTSTINLIYSIIKVDPNVHILKMGTMGEYGTPNYDILERPFVEVEINGKKDKIPFPKWASSWYHWSKVYDSYNLLWANQVWGITITDIMQGPVYGTRTEEIIDDKLRTRFDFDEVWGTVVNRYCVEAVLGLPLTPYGKGGQTRGFISLEDSMQALTLLLENPPKQGEYRVVNQIHEVYSVMQIAQMVKEVGESLGMKINIQNVKNPRIEKEEHYYNVETNILPSLGFRPKKKMKDEIKFIIEDLIPFKSRLENFKRVVMPKTDWRKGRENK, translated from the coding sequence ATGAAAGTACTGATTTTAGGAATAGATGGGTATTTAGGATGGCCTTTAGCACTAAGATTAGCTAAAAGAGGGCATGAAGTAATAGGGATCGATAACCTCTATACCAGAAATGCAGTAAAGGAGGTGGGATCTGATTCCGCATTTCCCTTACCGGATCCAGAGGAAAGGGTGTCCTTTGCTAAGAAGATACTTGACGTCGATATAACTTTTTATAAAGCTGATGTTAAAGATTTTTATAAGCTTCATGAGATAATCCAAAGGCATAAGCCTGATGCTATCGTACATTTCGCAGAACAAAGGTCCGCACCATATTCGATGATAGATGTTGATCACGCTAACTACACTTTCATAAATAATCTCACTAGTACGATAAATTTAATATATTCTATAATTAAAGTAGACCCTAACGTCCACATCCTTAAAATGGGCACGATGGGAGAATATGGTACACCAAATTATGATATATTAGAAAGACCCTTCGTGGAAGTGGAAATAAATGGAAAGAAGGATAAAATACCATTCCCTAAGTGGGCAAGTAGCTGGTATCATTGGTCTAAAGTATATGATTCCTACAACTTATTATGGGCTAATCAAGTTTGGGGAATTACGATAACTGATATAATGCAAGGACCAGTATATGGAACTAGAACCGAAGAAATTATAGATGATAAGTTGAGAACAAGATTTGACTTTGACGAAGTATGGGGTACAGTGGTAAATAGGTATTGTGTGGAAGCAGTATTAGGCTTGCCTTTAACACCTTATGGTAAGGGAGGACAAACAAGAGGGTTCATATCACTAGAAGACAGTATGCAAGCATTAACATTATTACTAGAAAATCCACCCAAACAAGGAGAGTACAGAGTAGTGAATCAAATTCATGAAGTTTATAGTGTTATGCAAATCGCGCAAATGGTTAAGGAAGTAGGTGAGTCACTAGGGATGAAGATTAATATACAAAACGTTAAGAATCCAAGGATAGAGAAGGAAGAACATTACTATAATGTTGAAACTAATATTTTGCCATCATTAGGTTTTAGACCTAAGAAGAAGATGAAGGATGAGATAAAGTTTATAATTGAGGATTTAATTCCGTTCAAGAGTAGGTTGGAAAATTTCAAACGTGTTGTAATGCCTAAGACTGATTGGAGGAAAGGTAGAGAGAATAAGTGA
- a CDS encoding winged helix-turn-helix transcriptional regulator, whose protein sequence is MDSIDKGILKILLKDARTPQRRIAMILGISPPAVSYRMERLFGEVIKRFVLYVNPNFLGRYHGYVSFSNINDWEGDYIAKIECLEELNVYEIDAKNRVELEDKISKMSEKLGEPRMIYVPTQMPYSPSKFDLKLLSILKEKPLIKPIELAEELGVSSKTVRRHLRYLFGKRYVRLIPIIDLNKSGLSIFAVFTKKTDDAKRFFGKYMFTEVEDEKAGIIVNVVDSIEEARDLTIKFRKEFDKEAEVMISTKYDFT, encoded by the coding sequence ATGGATTCGATAGATAAAGGCATATTGAAAATACTGCTGAAGGACGCTAGAACTCCTCAGAGGAGAATAGCAATGATATTAGGGATTTCTCCACCAGCCGTAAGTTATAGAATGGAGAGACTGTTTGGAGAAGTTATAAAAAGATTTGTATTATACGTAAATCCTAACTTTTTAGGGAGATATCACGGATACGTTTCATTTAGTAACATTAATGACTGGGAAGGTGACTACATAGCTAAGATTGAATGCCTTGAGGAGTTAAATGTTTATGAAATAGACGCTAAGAACAGAGTTGAATTAGAAGATAAGATAAGTAAGATGAGCGAAAAATTAGGCGAGCCTAGAATGATATACGTTCCTACGCAGATGCCCTACAGTCCATCTAAGTTCGATCTAAAATTATTGAGCATCTTGAAAGAGAAGCCATTGATTAAACCTATAGAACTGGCTGAGGAGTTAGGAGTTTCCTCTAAAACTGTTAGAAGACATCTAAGATATTTATTTGGAAAGAGATATGTCAGATTAATACCAATAATAGATTTAAATAAATCTGGACTGTCAATTTTTGCAGTATTTACTAAAAAAACTGATGATGCCAAAAGATTTTTCGGTAAGTATATGTTCACTGAGGTTGAAGATGAGAAAGCTGGAATAATAGTAAACGTTGTGGACAGCATTGAGGAAGCTAGGGATCTAACGATAAAGTTTAGAAAAGAATTTGATAAAGAAGCAGAAGTCATGATATCAACAAAATATGATTTTACTTGA